One window of Gloeothece citriformis PCC 7424 genomic DNA carries:
- a CDS encoding RNA-guided endonuclease InsQ/TnpB family protein, producing the protein MLLGFRTELKLNNKQRTLLLKHAGVARHAYNWGLGLTKQILLHNRNNPTEKIKFPTAIDLHKWLVALVKPNNPWYYEVSKCAPQYALRALRDAWGRCFNKVADAPRFKKKGKKDKFTLDGSIKVEHFRVKVPVIGWLKTYERLPQGVRGKSVTISRQANSWFISFKIDVESIPTPKSVEVVGVDLGVLNLATLSTGEVFEGAKSYRKLEKKLARLQWLNRHKVIKSANWEKAQIKIARLHKKIADLRKDTLHKITTYLAKNHRRIGIEDLNVSGMLANHKLAKVIADMGFYEFRRQLEYKCQLYRSELIIIDRWFPSSKTCSNCGVIKDSLSLSDRVFNCECGLSLERDLNASLNLAKAVSSTVSVCGLGKGRPSQDEAGISIKSTTVDVSKS; encoded by the coding sequence TTGCTACTAGGATTTAGGACTGAACTTAAATTAAACAATAAGCAAAGAACACTGCTTTTAAAACACGCTGGTGTAGCCCGTCATGCTTATAATTGGGGATTGGGTCTAACTAAGCAAATACTCTTACATAACCGAAACAACCCAACTGAAAAAATTAAATTTCCTACAGCTATTGATTTACATAAGTGGTTAGTAGCTTTAGTTAAACCTAATAATCCTTGGTATTATGAAGTATCTAAATGCGCTCCCCAATATGCTTTAAGAGCATTAAGGGATGCTTGGGGAAGATGTTTTAATAAGGTGGCGGATGCTCCTAGGTTCAAAAAGAAAGGGAAAAAAGACAAGTTTACTTTAGATGGTTCGATAAAGGTTGAACATTTTCGCGTCAAAGTACCTGTTATAGGATGGCTTAAAACTTATGAAAGATTACCTCAAGGAGTTAGAGGAAAATCGGTTACTATCAGCCGCCAAGCTAATAGTTGGTTTATCAGTTTTAAGATTGATGTAGAATCTATTCCAACTCCTAAATCCGTAGAAGTTGTTGGAGTAGATCTAGGAGTCTTAAACCTGGCCACACTTTCAACCGGCGAAGTTTTTGAAGGAGCTAAATCTTATAGAAAGCTTGAGAAGAAATTAGCTCGTCTTCAATGGCTTAATCGTCATAAAGTCATCAAATCGGCTAACTGGGAAAAAGCACAAATCAAGATAGCTAGGCTGCACAAAAAAATAGCTGATCTACGGAAAGATACATTACATAAAATCACGACCTATCTGGCTAAGAACCACCGTCGGATTGGAATTGAGGATTTGAACGTATCAGGAATGTTAGCTAATCACAAACTAGCCAAGGTTATTGCCGATATGGGTTTTTACGAATTTAGAAGACAGCTAGAGTATAAATGCCAGCTTTATCGTAGTGAACTAATCATCATTGATAGATGGTTTCCTTCTTCTAAAACTTGCTCTAATTGTGGCGTAATTAAGGATAGTTTATCTTTGTCTGACAGAGTTTTTAATTGTGAATGCGGTCTTTCTCTTGAGCGTGATTTAAATGCAAGTTTAAATCTAGCTAAGGCGGTGAGTTCCACCGTGTCAGTCTGTGGACTGGGTAAAGGCCGTCCTTCCCAGGATGAAGCAGGAATCAGCATCAAATCTACTACGGTAGATGTAAGTAAGTCTTGA
- a CDS encoding protein kinase domain-containing protein, with the protein MSLCINPGCSKPENPDINKFCQACGSELLLIGRYRVTRLLSNKGGFGYTYEVMDKDTPKVLKVLINPHPHAVDLFKQEAEVLSKLNHPGIPKGEGYFIYFSRNSETPLHCLVMEKIEGMDLEEYQRQHEFAPIKQDLALEWLFQLVNILNEVHRRQFFHRDIKPSNIILKPDGQLTLIDFGAVRQVTRTILVGGQNTGIYTPGYAPPEQERGYAVPQSDFYALGRTFVYLLTGKEPNDSAIYDYHKNELNWHGFAPQIHEKLANFIDTLMADKVVNRPADTTIIFEQLSHLKQEILQSPTSPSPQTLTQNQTLNQPTQKIISLTPPSGTMVKYGGFWERLKAAIIDEIIVMVLAGFLGGYISYNLEKMGYLARWGIEISGIDLILLSSVLSLLGTTVIGLILIILGLDVFLFNSDFLTYFLSLIFANDIPDKIIGLFREHLLWLIPVIFGALIKWLYFVFLESLFKGTLGKRFLGLRVSNLQNQSLNLPEANKRYWGKLLSGLPLYIGFMLAGWTPKKRALHDIIAGSIVVKKNKQ; encoded by the coding sequence ATGAGCCTCTGTATCAACCCTGGATGTTCAAAGCCTGAAAATCCAGATATTAACAAATTTTGTCAAGCCTGTGGCTCAGAATTATTGCTGATAGGACGTTATCGGGTGACAAGGTTACTCAGCAATAAGGGAGGATTTGGCTATACTTATGAGGTCATGGATAAGGACACCCCAAAAGTCTTAAAAGTTTTAATTAATCCTCATCCCCACGCGGTTGATTTATTTAAGCAAGAGGCTGAAGTTTTAAGCAAACTCAACCATCCGGGTATTCCTAAAGGAGAAGGATATTTTATTTATTTTTCTCGCAATAGTGAAACCCCCTTACATTGTCTGGTGATGGAAAAAATTGAGGGAATGGATTTAGAAGAATACCAAAGACAACATGAGTTTGCGCCGATTAAACAAGATTTAGCTTTAGAATGGTTATTTCAGTTAGTTAATATTCTCAACGAAGTTCATCGTCGTCAATTTTTTCATCGAGATATTAAGCCCTCTAATATTATTTTAAAACCCGATGGACAATTAACGTTAATTGATTTTGGAGCAGTGCGTCAAGTCACAAGGACTATATTAGTTGGCGGACAAAATACAGGAATTTATACTCCGGGTTATGCTCCCCCAGAACAAGAGAGGGGTTATGCTGTTCCTCAATCGGATTTTTATGCGTTGGGACGAACATTTGTCTATTTATTGACGGGAAAAGAACCGAATGATTCGGCGATTTATGATTATCATAAAAATGAGTTAAATTGGCATGGATTTGCTCCTCAGATTCATGAAAAATTGGCTAACTTTATCGATACATTAATGGCGGATAAAGTGGTCAATCGTCCGGCTGATACGACGATTATTTTTGAGCAACTTTCCCACCTTAAACAAGAGATATTACAGTCTCCTACTTCTCCATCGCCTCAAACCCTAACCCAAAATCAAACCCTGAATCAGCCGACACAGAAAATAATCTCTCTCACTCCTCCGTCAGGAACTATGGTTAAATATGGAGGATTTTGGGAAAGACTTAAAGCAGCCATAATCGATGAAATTATTGTCATGGTTTTAGCTGGTTTTTTAGGAGGATATATAAGTTATAATCTTGAAAAAATGGGTTACTTAGCTCGATGGGGAATTGAGATAAGCGGAATAGATTTAATTCTTTTATCCTCAGTCTTAAGTCTTTTAGGGACAACTGTGATTGGATTGATTTTAATAATTTTAGGATTAGATGTTTTTCTATTTAACTCTGACTTTTTGACCTATTTTTTGTCTTTAATATTTGCTAATGATATCCCTGATAAAATTATAGGGTTATTTCGTGAACATTTATTATGGCTTATCCCGGTGATTTTTGGGGCTTTGATAAAATGGTTATATTTTGTCTTTTTAGAATCCCTATTTAAAGGAACTTTGGGTAAACGATTTTTAGGATTGAGGGTTAGTAATTTACAAAATCAATCGTTGAATTTACCCGAAGCGAACAAAAGATATTGGGGAAAACTTTTATCAGGCTTACCTTTATATATAGGGTTTATGTTAGCCGGATGGACACCGAAAAAACGCGCATTACATGATATAATAGCAGGCTCTATTGTGGTCAAGAAAAATAAACAGTAA
- a CDS encoding vanadium-dependent haloperoxidase, protein MEMTSEYVEAFCPPGNTNYVEVWNTPTASGVLSTYRSQAETLAGAWVEELMNAVVRNPSTTGPTVASRAYGILGTAMYDAWSAYEKTPISTTLGDRLQRPERENTLKNKKKAISFAAYRVLSELFPSEADRNAFDGLMNRQGYNPGDLSNNPTCAAGIGNIMARNLMEFRRQDGSNQLEGYADTSGYTPVNSPDEVRDITRWTPEHIPIDDLNAPIQNCLTPHWGQVTPFALREGNQFRPPAPESFLLDPLATADLEEETITRRDGTTVRITPDLIGVDINPDFIAQAEDLVEINQNLTDKQKAIAEFWEDPGGTAFPPGHWMQFGLDVSHRDNHSLDEDVKLFFALGNAVFDAGIATWEAKIHYDYTRPVRAIRELAELELIDPQAIDFTTYQTPGANPSPPFPEYTSGHSAFSAAGAEILKRFTRSDWFGQGVTIEDSRFFPGSFADPVHLHWDTFTDAADEAGISRLYGGIHFEQGDLNGRTLGREVGEKVWARTQHFINGGRSSRDRCA, encoded by the coding sequence ATGGAAATGACATCTGAATATGTTGAGGCTTTTTGTCCCCCAGGAAATACAAACTATGTAGAGGTATGGAATACGCCCACAGCCTCCGGCGTTTTATCCACCTATCGCTCTCAGGCTGAAACTCTTGCCGGAGCCTGGGTTGAGGAACTTATGAATGCTGTTGTTAGAAATCCCAGCACCACAGGGCCAACGGTTGCTTCCCGGGCTTACGGAATTTTGGGAACGGCCATGTATGATGCTTGGTCAGCCTATGAAAAAACTCCCATCAGTACAACGTTAGGAGATCGCTTACAGCGCCCCGAAAGAGAAAACACGCTAAAAAACAAAAAAAAGGCGATCAGTTTTGCCGCCTATCGAGTCCTTTCAGAACTTTTTCCCTCCGAGGCTGATCGAAATGCGTTTGATGGTTTAATGAATCGTCAAGGCTACAATCCGGGCGATTTATCTAACAACCCAACTTGTGCAGCCGGTATTGGCAATATTATGGCGCGAAACCTGATGGAGTTTCGTCGACAAGATGGGTCTAATCAATTAGAGGGATATGCTGATACCAGTGGATACACACCGGTGAACTCTCCTGATGAGGTAAGAGACATCACCCGATGGACTCCAGAACACATTCCTATCGATGATTTAAACGCACCGATACAAAACTGTCTGACTCCCCATTGGGGTCAAGTGACTCCCTTTGCTCTGAGAGAGGGAAATCAATTCCGTCCTCCTGCCCCAGAATCGTTTTTATTAGACCCCCTAGCCACTGCTGATTTAGAAGAGGAAACGATTACTCGTCGGGATGGGACAACAGTACGCATTACTCCTGATCTGATCGGAGTAGATATTAATCCGGACTTTATCGCTCAAGCGGAAGACTTAGTAGAGATTAATCAGAATTTAACGGATAAGCAAAAAGCGATTGCTGAATTTTGGGAAGATCCAGGTGGAACAGCTTTTCCTCCGGGTCATTGGATGCAATTTGGCTTAGATGTTTCTCATCGAGACAATCATAGTTTAGATGAGGATGTTAAACTGTTTTTTGCCTTGGGTAATGCGGTTTTTGATGCAGGAATTGCCACTTGGGAAGCGAAAATACACTATGACTACACTCGCCCGGTCAGAGCTATCCGAGAATTAGCTGAACTAGAACTGATCGATCCTCAAGCCATTGATTTCACCACCTATCAAACCCCAGGGGCAAACCCGTCTCCTCCGTTTCCTGAATATACTTCCGGTCATAGCGCCTTTAGTGCGGCGGGGGCTGAAATTCTCAAGCGGTTTACCCGAAGCGACTGGTTTGGTCAAGGAGTCACCATTGAGGATTCTCGATTTTTCCCCGGCTCTTTTGCCGATCCGGTTCATTTACATTGGGATACTTTTACTGACGCGGCTGATGAAGCGGGAATTTCTCGCTTATACGGAGGTATTCATTTTGAACAAGGAGATCTTAACGGCAGGACTTTAGGCCGAGAAGTTGGCGAGAAAGTCTGGGCACGAACTCAACATTTTATTAACGGTGGTCGATCGAGCCGTGACAGGTGCGCTTAA
- the rppA gene encoding two-component system response regulator RppA, which translates to MRILLVDDEVELTEPLRQVLSKEGYTIDVADNGKTGLQLALNHGYDLLILDWMLPYLSGLEICQQLRSQGKTTPVLFLTAKDTLDDRVMGLDVGADDYLIKPFQLRELLARVRALLRRSPTFEANISQERLKAADLELDPENQMAYRHGRGISLSEKEVMLLSYFMLHPGQLLTHEQIYQHLWTEKEQPNSNVLAALVRLLRRKIEADGELPLIHTVYGKGYRFGE; encoded by the coding sequence ATGCGAATTTTGTTAGTCGATGATGAAGTAGAATTAACTGAACCCTTACGTCAAGTTTTATCGAAAGAAGGGTATACTATCGATGTCGCTGATAATGGAAAGACCGGACTCCAGTTAGCCTTAAATCATGGCTATGATTTACTGATTCTCGATTGGATGCTCCCTTACCTGTCAGGGTTAGAAATTTGTCAACAGTTGCGCTCCCAAGGAAAAACCACGCCGGTTTTATTTCTGACAGCTAAGGATACCCTAGATGACCGGGTGATGGGGTTAGATGTGGGAGCAGATGATTATTTAATTAAACCGTTTCAATTACGGGAATTATTGGCGCGAGTGCGAGCTTTATTGAGACGTTCCCCGACTTTTGAGGCAAATATCAGCCAAGAACGCCTTAAAGCTGCGGATTTAGAACTTGATCCTGAAAATCAAATGGCTTATCGTCACGGCAGAGGAATTAGTTTATCGGAAAAAGAAGTCATGTTATTGTCTTATTTTATGCTTCATCCGGGTCAACTTTTAACCCATGAGCAAATTTATCAACACCTATGGACGGAAAAAGAGCAACCCAATAGTAATGTGTTAGCCGCTCTCGTTCGACTCCTACGCCGCAAAATAGAAGCAGATGGGGAACTTCCTCTGATTCATACGGTTTATGGTAAGGGCTATCGCTTTGGGGAATGA
- a CDS encoding SRPBCC family protein, whose product MEEVTNLPQKQTQGINHEASDTERWASIIGGSALVLLGLPQRSLRGALMALAGGGLVYQAINKNSTLQQAQETIENTLGVGQTIRVEKTVTINKSAEDLYKFWRNFENLPRFMKHLQSVTVYDEQRSHWVTKAPLENTVEWDAQIIKDEPNQLIAWASVGDAQIDHSGFVRFRPATGDRGTEVKIVIEYNPPGGIIGQTITKLFGEAPEQQIGDELNRFKQLMEAGEIATTEGQPKGS is encoded by the coding sequence ATGGAAGAAGTAACTAACTTACCCCAAAAACAAACTCAAGGTATTAATCATGAGGCTAGTGATACTGAGCGCTGGGCATCAATTATTGGAGGCAGTGCCCTAGTTTTATTAGGCTTACCCCAACGCTCCCTAAGAGGGGCATTAATGGCCTTAGCTGGAGGAGGGTTAGTTTACCAAGCAATTAATAAAAATAGTACCCTTCAACAAGCTCAAGAAACGATTGAAAATACATTAGGAGTCGGTCAAACTATTAGAGTTGAAAAAACCGTTACTATCAATAAATCAGCCGAAGACTTATATAAATTTTGGCGCAATTTTGAAAACTTACCCAGGTTTATGAAACATCTTCAATCAGTCACCGTTTATGATGAGCAACGCTCCCATTGGGTGACTAAAGCTCCCTTAGAAAATACCGTTGAATGGGACGCTCAAATTATTAAAGATGAACCGAATCAATTAATCGCTTGGGCATCCGTTGGGGACGCTCAAATCGATCATTCTGGGTTTGTTCGTTTCCGTCCGGCAACAGGCGATCGCGGAACAGAGGTTAAAATTGTCATTGAGTATAACCCCCCAGGTGGTATTATTGGGCAAACGATCACTAAGCTATTTGGGGAAGCGCCAGAACAACAAATCGGCGATGAATTAAATCGTTTCAAGCAATTAATGGAAGCCGGCGAAATTGCCACGACAGAAGGTCAACCCAAAGGATCTTGA
- a CDS encoding TldD/PmbA family protein, whose translation MPKVEEIANYAQTSAQNIGIKKFDIYGSSVDDTSVEVFQGEPKQVEASNRSTVIVRVWNQDNLVGVTTTTDVDSLGIELALKTAYEASHFGVKDNIPDFSPEAKAKTPEIKSEPVSPAPAATLIEKLISAEKTLMDAHPAIVAVPYNGMSQQDVNRFYLNSEGALRQESRSYASIYLYTKTEQEGKKPRSAGSYKVSQSLDGLDIDGCLKEATEKTLSHLDYKPIKSGQYQVVFSPRAFLSLLGAFSNLYNAQNILDKQSLSTPDSLGKQIASSGLSVYDDALHPGNVSAETFDGEGTPTRRVPIIEKGILTGFLHSTGTAKRMNAQPTGNANLGAKVTVSPNYYHVVGEETSGESYSLETVENVVYIDNLQALHAGVNALQGSFSLPFDGWLVNHGELTSIDSATVAGDFLKVLQSIIFVESEAEITPRGVCPRVWIDKLSITGE comes from the coding sequence ATGCCTAAAGTAGAAGAAATAGCCAATTACGCCCAAACGAGCGCTCAAAATATAGGAATTAAAAAATTTGATATCTATGGTTCATCAGTGGATGATACCAGTGTAGAAGTTTTTCAAGGAGAACCGAAACAAGTAGAAGCCTCTAACCGTTCTACTGTGATTGTACGGGTTTGGAATCAGGATAATTTAGTCGGTGTCACCACAACCACTGATGTTGACTCTCTAGGCATTGAATTAGCCCTTAAAACCGCCTATGAAGCCAGTCATTTTGGGGTTAAGGATAATATACCCGATTTTAGCCCCGAAGCTAAAGCCAAAACCCCAGAGATTAAAAGTGAACCCGTTTCCCCCGCGCCGGCAGCTACTCTGATTGAGAAATTAATTAGTGCCGAAAAAACCTTAATGGATGCTCATCCGGCTATTGTAGCAGTGCCCTATAATGGAATGTCTCAACAGGATGTGAATCGCTTTTATCTTAATAGTGAAGGAGCATTACGTCAGGAATCTCGCTCCTATGCTTCCATCTATTTATATACCAAAACCGAACAAGAAGGCAAAAAACCCCGCAGCGCTGGTTCTTATAAAGTGAGTCAGTCTTTAGACGGCTTAGATATTGACGGTTGTCTTAAAGAAGCAACAGAAAAAACTCTCAGCCATTTAGATTATAAACCCATTAAAAGCGGACAATATCAAGTCGTCTTTTCTCCTAGAGCTTTTTTAAGTTTATTGGGTGCTTTTTCTAACCTCTACAATGCTCAAAATATTCTCGATAAACAAAGCCTTTCAACCCCTGATTCTTTGGGAAAACAAATTGCTTCATCTGGTTTATCGGTGTATGATGATGCCCTTCATCCGGGTAATGTATCTGCTGAAACTTTTGATGGGGAAGGGACTCCTACCCGTCGAGTTCCTATTATTGAAAAAGGGATTCTCACCGGGTTTCTTCATAGCACCGGGACAGCAAAACGGATGAACGCTCAACCGACCGGAAACGCAAATTTAGGGGCAAAAGTGACGGTTAGTCCCAATTATTATCATGTTGTTGGGGAAGAAACTTCAGGAGAGAGTTACAGTTTAGAAACAGTAGAAAATGTCGTTTATATTGATAATCTTCAAGCGCTTCATGCGGGAGTAAATGCTTTACAGGGTTCTTTTTCTTTGCCCTTTGATGGTTGGTTAGTCAATCATGGGGAATTAACCAGTATTGACTCGGCGACTGTGGCGGGAGATTTTCTTAAAGTATTACAATCGATTATTTTTGTGGAGTCTGAAGCAGAAATTACTCCTAGGGGGGTTTGTCCGCGAGTTTGGATAGATAAACTCTCTATTACTGGGGAATAA
- a CDS encoding DUF2243 domain-containing protein translates to MKANLEQQQNPRPLIVAGLFLGLGQGGFFDGIVFHQILQWHHMFSNIESSKTIIGLEINTLGDGLFHVLDWLFTIIGIICLWRAGNREDVPWSTGILLGSVMMGAGLFNVVEGILDHHIFNLHHVKPGTHQLAWDIGFIAVGVLFILLGWWVIQKFSHLETTSK, encoded by the coding sequence ATGAAAGCTAACCTCGAACAGCAACAAAATCCTCGTCCTTTAATTGTAGCCGGACTTTTCCTGGGTTTAGGACAAGGGGGATTTTTTGATGGCATCGTCTTTCATCAAATCCTACAATGGCATCATATGTTTAGCAATATCGAGAGTAGTAAAACGATTATTGGTTTAGAAATAAATACGTTAGGAGACGGTTTATTTCATGTCCTAGACTGGTTATTCACTATAATCGGAATTATCTGTTTATGGCGTGCCGGGAATCGGGAAGATGTCCCTTGGTCAACCGGAATTTTACTCGGTTCTGTTATGATGGGAGCGGGATTATTTAATGTTGTTGAAGGAATTTTAGATCATCATATCTTTAATCTTCATCATGTTAAACCGGGTACTCATCAACTCGCTTGGGATATCGGTTTTATTGCTGTTGGAGTATTATTTATTCTTCTAGGTTGGTGGGTCATCCAAAAATTTTCTCATCTAGAAACAACTTCAAAGTAA
- a CDS encoding MBL fold metallo-hydrolase — protein sequence MQLTWYDSNSWLIEMAGKRILLDPWLVGDLIFGNLSWLIKGTKKTNFPIPENIDLILLSQGLEDHAHPETLKILDRNIPVVASPNAEKVVKGLGYTQITSLAHHQTYTFANRLQIKAVPGSPIGPQLVENGYILKDLETGQNLYYEPHGYHSPSIKQDAPIDVLLTPVVGITFLGLIPFLKGQKKALELCQWVQPQYILQSAAGNDTDFEGVLTSILQPEGTIEAFRQLLTQNNLSTQVLQLKPGEPFTPELKQRNVISV from the coding sequence ATGCAGTTAACTTGGTACGATAGCAACTCTTGGCTGATTGAAATGGCCGGCAAACGAATATTACTAGACCCTTGGTTAGTCGGTGACTTAATCTTTGGGAATCTATCTTGGTTAATTAAAGGCACGAAAAAAACGAATTTCCCGATTCCCGAAAACATTGATTTAATTTTACTCTCCCAAGGGTTAGAAGACCACGCCCACCCCGAAACTTTAAAAATATTAGACCGCAATATTCCCGTTGTCGCTTCTCCTAATGCCGAAAAAGTGGTTAAAGGGTTGGGTTATACTCAGATTACCTCTTTAGCTCATCATCAAACCTATACCTTTGCTAATCGGTTACAAATTAAAGCGGTTCCGGGTTCTCCTATTGGCCCTCAATTAGTCGAAAATGGATATATCTTAAAAGACCTAGAAACGGGTCAAAATTTATATTATGAACCTCATGGCTATCATTCCCCCTCTATCAAACAAGATGCGCCGATAGATGTGCTTCTTACCCCAGTGGTGGGGATAACGTTTCTCGGATTAATCCCTTTTCTCAAAGGACAAAAAAAAGCCTTAGAACTCTGTCAATGGGTGCAACCTCAATACATCTTACAATCAGCCGCCGGCAATGATACGGATTTTGAAGGGGTGTTAACCTCGATTTTGCAACCGGAAGGCACGATAGAAGCGTTTCGTCAGTTGTTAACCCAAAATAATCTGTCTACCCAAGTTCTCCAGTTAAAACCCGGTGAACCTTTTACCCCCGAATTAAAACAACGAAATGTTATCTCAGTTTAG